In one Silene latifolia isolate original U9 population chromosome 10, ASM4854445v1, whole genome shotgun sequence genomic region, the following are encoded:
- the LOC141607247 gene encoding uncharacterized protein LOC141607247: MFEFKDLDDEKCCKYAILRLSRGASLWYEGFKVKRARAGKENISSWESLKRKLRKRYVPATYRLTTYRKIAELTQERSSVSDYINEFENLTLMGGIEESEDLKMARFLRGLNRNIANSVELQSYADFDSLCNLCLKVEAQGKAKLTPTHGEGGRSWRSEGHSRGSPSSRTVETTPKTISTPESAPKIPVPKEASLSRVRCFKCQGFGHFQNACPNKRNIALREAIAVRDELYDEEERLGDVFNFEEREEEGNDRDVETYDAPNYDCALVLRALQTQSTPIEAEQRNQIFHTKCQVKDKWCSLIIDGGSCTNVVSTKMVDKLGLDTIPHPKPYALHWLDDGNKVKITKQVKVALTMGSYDDNILRDVVPMDACHTLLGRPWQFDHNVIHRGRSNEYELVDKGKKLVLRPMAPSAVRSLGTPQRKTASMTMFSSEQEVGEVLKEGGCVYLMVVNEAPKVEIKDAQLAALLKEFEDVFPEDLPPGLPPIRGIEHQIDLIPGAALPNKAAYRCNPTETKELQRQIEELMERGYVRESMSPCAVPTLLVPKKDGS; the protein is encoded by the coding sequence ATGTTTGAGTTCAAAGACCTGGATGACGAAAAGTGTTGCAAGTACGCCATTCTACGACTAAGTCGTGGAGCCTCCCTATGGTATGAAGGCTTTAAGGTAAAGCGTGCCCGGGCCGGAAAGGAAAATATATCCTCTTGGGAATCTCTCAAAAGGAAACTACGCAAGAGATACGTCCCAGCCACGTATAGGCTCACGACATATCGCAAGATTGCCGAGTTGACTCAAGAGAGGAGCAGTGTCTCAGATTACATAAATGAGTTTGAAAATCTTACTTTGATGGGAGGAATAGAGGAAAGTGAAGACTTGAAGATGGCTCGATTCCTTCGTGGACTAAATCGTAACATAGCCAATTCAGTTGAATTACAATCTTACGCTGACTTCGATTCCTTGTGTAATCTATGTCTCAAGGTAGAAGCCCAAGGGAAGGCCAAGCTCACCCCAACTCATGGTGAGGGTGGTCGAAGCTGGAGGAGCGAAGGACACTCAAGGGGAAGTCCGAGTAGTCGTACGGTTGAGACTACACCTAAGACGATTTCCACCCCTGAGTCCGCTCCCAAGATACCCGTTCCTAAAGAGGCAAGTTTATCTAGAGTACGGTGTTTCAAATGCCAAGGATTTGGGCATTTTCAGAACGCGTGCCCAAATAAGAGAAACATTGCACTAAGGGAAGCTATTGCCGTTAGAGACGAGTTGTATGATGAAGAAgaacgattgggtgatgtgttcaaCTTCGAAGAAAGAGAAGAGGAGGGGAACGATAGAGATGTCGAAACTTATGACGCTCCTAACTATGATTGTGCTTTAGTTCTTCGTGCTTTGCAGACTCAATCCACACCAATTGAGGCAGAACAAAGGAACCAGATTTTTCACACCAAATGTCAAGTGAAGGACAAGTGGTGTAGCCTAATCatcgatggagggagttgtaccaacGTTGTTTCTACAAAGATGGTGGACAAGTTGGGATTGGATACCATACCCCATCCCAAACCATATGCGTTACATTGGCTTGATGACGGGAACAAGGTGAAGATCACCAAACAAGTCAAAGTGGCATTAACAATGGGCTCCTATGACGACAATATCTTGCGTGACGTAGTGCCAATGGATGCATGCCACACACTCTTGGGGCGTCCGTGGCAATTCGATCACAATGTCATACACCGTGGCCGAAGCAACGAATATGAATTGGTTGACAAGGGTAAGAAGCTTGTCCTAAGACCGATGGCACCTAGTGCTGTCCGTTCTTTGGGCACCCCACAGAGGAAAACCGCAAGCATGACCATGTTTTCAAGTGAGCAAGAAGTTGGTGAAGTCTTAAAGGAAGGTGGTTGTGTCTATCTTATGGTGGTCAACGAGGCACCAAAAGTTGAGATCAAGGATGCCCAGCTAGCGGCGCTTTTAAAGGAATTCGAGGACGTTTTCCCTGAAGATTTACCACCGGGATTGCCGCCTATCCGCGGGATCGAACATCAAATCGATCTCATTCCTGGAGCTGCGTTACCTAACAAGGCAGCCTATCGATGCAACCCGACAGAGACCAAGGAGTTGCAGCGCCAAATCGAGGAGCTAATGGAACGAGGCTATGTTCGTGAAAGCATGAGTCCATGTGCCGTTCCTACTCTTCTTGTCCCGAAAAAGGATGGGAGTTAG